The region GTGGGCCGGCGCGTCGTCGTGATCGGTGGCGGCAATACCGCGGTGGATGCGGCGGTGCAGAGCCACAAGCTCGGTGCGACGTCGGTGACGATGGTGTACCGGCGCGGCGTCGAATCGATGAGCGCGACGTGGGTCGAGCGTGAATTCGCGCAAACCAATGGCGTCACGCTTATTACACATGCAAAGCCGATGCGTTTGATTGGCGAAGGCGGCGTGGTCACGGGTGTCGAATTCGAGCGCACGTCGAGCGAAGGCAATCAGGAGCGCTTTGTGGTCGAAGCCGACATGGTGCTCAAGGCGATCGGCCAGACGCTGGTGCCGGTCGGTATCGAGCGGGAGCTTTTGACGCTGGACGGCAGCCGTATCGCGGTCGATGCAAACGGGCGGACCTCGCTGCCCGATGTGTGGGCAGGCGGCGATTGCGCGGCTACGGGCGCCGTCGATCTCACGGTGCAGTCCGTGCAGGACGGCAAAGTCGCCGCTGCCGCGATCGACGCTTTGTTCGCCCGCACGGCGATCAAAGCTGCATAAGCGACCTTCACACCAAGACAGAAACTGCTGTCCCCAAGGAGCCGAACATGGCCGATTTGCGCTGTACGATTGCCGGCATCACGTCGCCGAACCCTTTCTGGCTCGCCTCCGCGCCGCCGACCGACAAAGCCTATAACGTGAACCGCGCGTTCGAAGCGGGCTGGGGCGGCGTGGTGTGGAAGACGCTGGGCCTGGACCCGAATGTAGTGAACGTCAGCTCGCGCTATGGCGCGGTGCAATGGAACGGTCAGCGCATCGCCGGGCTGAACAACATCGAACTGATTACCGACCGTCCGCTCGATATCAACTTGCGCGAGATCACGCAAGTCAAACGCGACTGGCCGGACCGCGCGATGATCGTCTCCCTGATGGTGCCGTGCAACGAACGCGACTGGAAATGGATCCTGCCGCTTGTCGAAGACACCGGCGCCGATGCGGTCGAACTGAACTTCGGCTGCCCGCACGGCATGAGCGAACGCGGCATGGGCGCGGCGGTCGGCCAGGTGCCCGAGTATGTCGAGATGGTCACGCGCTGGGTCAAGGAAGGCACCAGGCTGCCGTGCCTCGTGAAGCTCACGCCGAATATCAGCGACATTCGCCTCGGCTCGCGCGCGGCCTATAAAGGCGGCGCGGACGGCGTGTCGCTGATCAACACGATCAACTCGATCGTCGCGGTCGATCTCGACGCGATGTCGCCATTGCCGATGGTCGACGGCAAAGGCACGCACGGCGGCTACTGCGGCCCGGCGGTGAAGCCGATCGCGCTGAACATGGTCGCCGAAATCGCCCGCGACGTGGAAACGCCGAATCTGCCGATCTCCGGCATCGGCGGCATTTCGACGTGGCGCGACGCGGCCGAGTTCATGGTGCTCGGCGCGGGCAGCGTGCAGGTCTGCACGGCGGCGATGCACTACGGTTTCCGGATCGTCTCCGATCTCGCCGACGGCCTGTCGAACTGGATGGACGAAAAAGGCTACGCGACGCTCGACGACATTCGCGGCCGCGCCGTGCCGAACGTCACCGACTGGAAGTACCTGAACCTCAAGTACGACATCAAGGCGCGCATCGATCAGGACAAGTGCATCCAGTGCGGGCTGTGCCACATCGCCTGCGAAGACACGGCGCACCAGGCGATCATGAAAGAAAAAGATGGCGTCCGGCATTTTGAAGTGATGGACTCCGAATGTGTCGGCTGCAATCTGTGCATGCACGTGTGCCCTGTCGAGCAATGCATCACGATGGAGCGCGTGGACAGCGGCGAGTACGCGAACTGGACCACGCATCCGAACAACCCGTCGCGGGTGACTGCCGGCGAGAGCGACGCCGTGGAAACCGCAGAAACCGCTGAGCACGCACATGCTCACGCGGCAGCGGCGAAAGCGGCCTGAAACATGAAGTCCCTATAAAAACGATGCGCTTGTACTGAACCCTTGTTTTCCCCAAAAGGCCTGACGCGCCACCAGAAGATGCGCAGGCCTCAACGATCCAGTGGAGATCTTTCGATGAAGCAGACAGCGCAACCCGTCGAACCGCACTTTGCGGCCGGCGCGCAGGGCAGCAGTCTTTACAACGACGACCTTGCGCCGACCGGCGCCGCGCAGCGTACATGGAGGTGGTATCACTTCGCCGCGCTCTGGGTGGGGATGGTGATGAACATTGCGTCGTACATGCTCGCCGCCGGCTTGACGGAGGAGGGCATGTCGCCGTGGCAGGCAGTGGTGACCGTGCTGCTCGGCAATCTGATCGTGCTGGTGCCGATGCTGCTGATCGGCCATGCGGGCGCGAAGCACGGCATTCCGTATGCGGTGCTGGTACGCTCGTCGTTCGGCACGCAAGGGGCAAAACTACCGGCGATGCTGCGCGCGATCGTCGCGTGCGGCTGGTACGGCATTCAGACGTGGCTCGGCGGCAGCGCGATCTACACGTTGCTGAACATTCTCACCGGCAACGCGCTGCACGGCGCGGCCTTGCCGTTTCTCGACATCTCGCTCGCACAATTGGCGTGCTTTCTCGTCTTCTGGGCATTGCAGATCTACTTCATCGTGCACGGCACCGATTCGATCCGCTGGCTCGAAAGCTGGTCCGCGCCGATCAAGATCGTGATGTGTATCGCGCTGGTGTGGTGGGCGACCTCGAAAGCGGGCGGTCTCGGCACGATGCTGTCGGCGCCGTCGCAGTTCGTCGCCGGCGGGAAGAAGGAAGGACTGTTCTGGGTAACGTTCTGGCCGGGGCTCACAGCGATGGTCGGCTTCTGGGCCACGCTCGCACTGAACATTCCGGACTTCACGCGCTTTGCCAGATCGCAGCGAGACCAGATCGTCGGCCAGTCGATCGGCCTGCCGGTACCGATGGCGTTGCTCTCGGTGATTTCGGTCGTGGTGACGTCGGCTACCGTGGTGATCTACGGCAAGGCGATCTGGGACCCGATCGATCTGACGAGCCGCATGACCGGTATCGGCGTCGGCCTCGCGCTGATCATTCTGACGCTCGATACGATGTCCTGCAATCTCGCGGCGAACCTGGTCGGCCCCGCCTATGATTTTTCCAGCCTGTGGCCCAAGGGTATTTCGTATCGCGCGGGCGGCATGATTACCGCGACGATCGCCATCGTGATGATGCCGTGGAAGATTCTCGCCACCACGCAAGGCTATATCTTCACGTGGCTGGTCGGGTACTCCGCGTTGCTCGGGCCGGTGGCGGGCATTCTGATGGTCGACTACTTCCTGATTCGCGGCACCCGCCTTGATGCGCGCGAACTGTTCGACGAAAACGGCGAGTACAGCTACACGGGCGGGTGGAATATCGGCGCGGTGGTCGCGTTGCTGGTCGGTGTGCTGCCGAATCTGCCGGGCTTCCTGCACACCGCGTTTCCGGCATCGTTTCCGAATGTGCCGGCGTTCTTCAATACGCTTTATACGTATGCCTGGTTTGTCGGACTCGCGTTGGCGTCGATCGTATATAGCGCCTGGATGAAGTTCAGTAAGGGACCGAGTGCGAGAGTGGCGAGCGCATGACACGAGCGCATGAAGCAAGCGAAGTACGTAACACCGAAACCAGCAGTTGATAAGGAGGCGGCAACATGACGACCCTGATTCGCGGCGGCACGGTTATCGACGCGGAGCGCACCTATCGTGCGGACGTGTTGTGTGCGGACCCGCAAGACGGCGGCACGATCCTGCAGATCGGCGCGGACCTCGAGGCGCCGGCGGGCGCCTCGATCGTCGATGCGGGTGGGCAGTATGTGATGCCCGGCGGCATCGATCCGCATACGCATATGGAATTGCCGTTCATGGGCACCACGGCCAGCGACGATTTCTATACCGGCACGGCGGCTGGTTTATCCGGCGGTACGACCAGCATCATCGATTTCGTGATTCCGAGCCCGAAACAGCCGTTGATGGATGCGTTCAAGGAATGGCGCGGCTGGGCTGAAAAAGCGTCGGCCGATTACGGTTTTCACGTTGCGGTGACATGGTGGGACGATTCGGTCTATCGCGACATGGGTACGCTGGTGCACGAACACGGCGTATCGAGCTTCAAGCACTTCATGGCCTACAAGAACGCGATCATGGCCGACGACGAAGTGCTGGTGAACAGCTTCTCGCGTTCGCTCGAGCTCGGCGCGTTGCCCACCGTCCATGCGGAAAACGGCGAACTGGTGTTCCAGTTGCAGCGTCAGTTGCTTGCAAAAGGCTTTACAGGTCCTGAGGCGCATCCGTTATCACGGCCGCCCGAAGTGGAAGGCGAGGCGGCTAATCGCGCGATCCGCATCGCGCAAGTGTTGGGCGTGCCCGTTTATATCGTTCACGTGTCGGCTAAAGACGCGGTCGATGCCATCGCGCGTGCCCGCAGCGAAGGCCTGCGTGTGTTCGGCGAAGTGCTGCCGGGGCATCTGGTGATCGACGAGGCGGTGTATCGCGATCCCGACTGGACCCGGGCAGCGGCGCACGTGATGAGCCCGCCGTTCCGTTCCGCCGAGCATCGCGAGGCATTGTGGCGTGGTTTGCAAGCGGGCCAGTTGCACACCACGGCGACCGACCACTGCGTGTTCTGTGCGTCGCAGAAGGCAATGGGCCGTGAGGACTTCACGAAGATTCCGAACGGCTGCGGCGGTGTCGAGGACCGGATGGCGGTGCTCTGGCATCACGGCGTGAACTCGGGACGTCTCACGCCGAACGAATTCGTGCGCATCACGTCGGCCAACGCCGCGCAGATTTTCAACCTGTATCCGCGCAAAGGCGCGGTGCAGGTCGGCGCGGATGCCGATCTGGTGGTTTGGGATCCGGCGGCGAGCAAAACCATTTCGGTGAAGACGCATCATCAAAAGGTCGACTTCAATGTGTTCGAGGGCATGACGGTGCAGGGCGTGGCGATGCATACGCTCACGCGCGGTGCGCTTGCATGGACCGATGGCGAGCTGCGGGCGGTGCGCGGCGCGGGGCGTTATCTGAAGCGGCCGCCCAATCCGGCTTACTTCGATGCGATCCGGGTTGCCAACAAGCTGAAGGAACCGCATCCGGTGGAGCGGTAAGCAGTTTGCAATCAAACGGGCGGCCTTGGTGCCGCCCGTTTTTCGACGCCGTGCGCTCGCCGCGGCGACACACTTCTCGCGTTTTCCCCGATGGCGCCCGGCACGTGTTCCGTGTTGCGATGCATGCCGCATCTGTCTTATCTGCTGTAGAGTCTATTTCCGCGTCGCATAAGATGCTTTGGCTGTCCGCTTAGCACGCAAGCGCATATTGATCGGAAACCTGATCCTTTGTAAAAACACAGACCGTTTGCTACAGTCCGGCCACTCTGCCGGGCTCGACGGCCGGCGGAAAGTGCCGAACACAAGACCAAGCAACCGACGTAGCAAACTTTACGGAGCCACCTGATGAAGTCGATTCGTTCCATTCTGCTGATCGCGCTGCTGCAAGCGGTGACCCTGAGCTCGGCATTCGCCGCCGAAGGTCTCGCGCAGATCAAATCCGCCGGCGTATTCAAGATCGGCACCGAAGGCACCTATGCACCGTTCACGTATCACGACGAATCCGGCAAGCTGACGGGCTTCGACGTCGAGATCGGCACGGCGATCGCGCAGCGTCTCGGCGTCAAACCGCAATTCGTCGAAGGCAAGTGGGATGGCCTGATCGCGGGCCTCGACGTGAACCGCTACGACGCGGTGATCAACGAAGTCGCCGTCACTGACGCACGCAAGGCCAAATACGATTTCTCGGACCCGTACATCACGTCGCACGCGGCGCTGATCGTGCGTTCCGACAACGCCACGATCAAGACCTTCGACGACCTGAAGGGCAAGAAGTCGGCCAATACGCTGACCAGCAACTTCGGCAAGATCGCGGCCGCGCATGGCGCGGAAGTGATCCCCGTGCAAGGCTTTAACGAATCGATCGATCTGCTGACGTCGGGTCGAGTGGATGCCACCGTCAACGATTCGTTGTCTTTCCTCGACTTCAAGAAGCACAAGCCGGATGCGAAGGTGAAGATCGCCGCGCTCGATACGGCCTCCGACAGCAGCGACAAGTCCGCGGTGCTTATCCGCAAGGGCAACCCGGAGTTGCAGGCAGCGATCAACAAGGCGCTCGCGGACATCAAGAAGGACGGTACCTACGAGAAGATCTCGCAGAAGTATTTCGGCAAAGACGTCTCCCAATAAGCGTCATCTGCGAGTCTGAACCATGCCAGCCTGGTTGCATTTGATGGCGCAGTCGCTGTGGCCCCTGCTGTATGCGGGGCTCGTGTTCACAGTGCCGCTGACGCTGGCATCCTTCGCGATCGGGCTCGCGCTCGCGTTCATCATCGCGCTGGTCCGGTTGTTCGGACCGTCGTGGGCAGTGGCGATCGTGCGCTTCTACGTGTGGTTGTTTCGCGGCTCGCCGCTGCTCGTGCAGCTGTTCGTGATCTTCTATGGACTGCCCAACGTGGGCATCGTGCTCGATCCGCTGACGGCGGCGATCATCGGCTTTTCGCTGAACGTCGGTGCGTACAACTCCGAAGTGATTCGCGGCGTGATCGAATCGATTCCGAAAGGGCAGTGGGAGGCGGCGTATTCGATGGGGATGACGCGTGCGCAGGCGCTGCGTCGCGCGATCCTGCCGCAAGCGGCCCGCGTTGCACTGCCGCCGTTGTCGAATTCGTTTATTGCGCTGGTGAAGGACACCTCGTTAGCTGCCGTACTGACTGTGCCCGAAGTATTTCAGGCCGCGCAGCGGATTGCGTCGGTGACCTATGAACCGCTGATTCTCTATACCGAGGCCGCGCTGGTTTATCTGGTGTTCAGCTCGGTGTTGTCGACGGCGCAAGTCAGGCTCGAGCGCAAGTTCGGCCGTCACGCACTTTTCCAGGCAGGCAACTGATGATTCGACTGGAAAAAATCGACAAGTATTTCAGCGGCCACCAGGTGCTCAATTCGGTGGATTTGCATCTGGTGCAGGGCAACGTTACGGCGTTGATCGGACCGTCGGGCAGCGGCAAGAGCACGCTGTTGCGCTGCGTGAATCTGCTGGAAATTCCTGAGGCCGGCACGCTCGAACTCGGCGATCAGCGGCTCGAATTCAGCCGCGAGCACAAACCGTCACGCGAGGCAGTGCTGACGATTCGGCGCCGCACCGGCATGGTGTTTCAGAACTTCCAGCTATTTCCGCATCTGACCGTGCGGCAGAACGTGATGGAAGGCCTGTTGACCGTGCTGAAGTGGGACAAGGAAAAAGCCCGCGCACGGGCGGACGAATTGCTGGAGAAGGTCGGCATCGCGCACAAAGCGGACGTGTGGCCCGCGACGCTTTCCGGTGGGCAGCAGCAACGCGTGGCGATTGCGCGGGCGTTGGCGCCGTCGCCGGAAGTGCTGCTGTGCGACGAGCCGACGTCGGCGCTGGACCCAGGCCTCGCCGCGGAAGTGGTGGACGTGCTCAAGCAACTCGCCAAAGAAGGCATGACGATGCTGATGGCGACACACGACTTACGGCTCGCCGCGACGATTGCGCGTGACGTGGTGTTTCTGAATAACGGCGTGGTGGTGGAAGCGGGCGCTTCGCGCGACGTCTTCATGCGCCCGCGTGAGGAGGAAACGGCGCGTTTCGTTTCGACGCTCACACACAGTCTGCCTGACGAGTGGACCGCATGAAATCAACTCGTCTCCGCGAAACGCAGGCACTGAAACTGGCAGATGGCCATATGAAGTGCGGCGATCGCCGAAACCGGTAACCAGTTTAGTGAAGTACCGCCGAACGCTAAAACTGCCAGGCGGTTTTATGAAGTACCGCCACGGCGCGCGCAGCGCCGCCGGAAGTATGACTGCCTTGTCACAAGCGCGGAGTGCGCGAGAACACCGATTCCAGATGCTCCACTACCTCCTCCAAGCCAGGGGACCCGCTTAAGAGCTGGCGGTTTGAGCCGCTTTCTTTTGCCTACTTTTCTTTGCGGCCGGCAAAGAAAAGTAGGTGCCCCCCGCACAGGGGGAACGCTAATAAACCGACAAGAAAAGAAAGGCCAAAGAAGCCCGAGCAAGGAAAGGCCAACAAAAAATCAAACAACAGCCTGCTCAACTTCCCCATTCAAAGCCACATCAAAAAACCGCCCCTGCGCGGCAACATCACACCGGGCGTAGGCACGATTAACCCCACTAATAACAGCCCGAATAGAAGCAGTCACCAGATTGGCATCGATCCCAACCCCAAACGCGCTACCCGCCACATCGGCCCCGGCCATCTCAGCAACAGCCACAGCCCTAGCATCGGCGCCCTGAGCCAAAGCCCGCTCTTCATAGTGCTGAATCCGCACCGGCACGCCCATCGCATGCATCAGCGCGTCGAGAGGCCCATTGCCCTCTCCAGTGAGAACGTGCCGCGAGCCGTTAATCTCGACTGTGAGCTTGATATGCTCCCGCTCGCCGCGCTCAGAGAGGCTATGCCCAACATACCGCACCGGCGAATCGTTCTGCACATACTCCTGCTGAAACAACGCCCATATCTGGGAAGGCGTCACCTCAGAACCACTATCGTCAGTCAACCGCTGCACAGCGGAGCTGAAATCCACTTGCAAGCGCCGCGGCAACACCACCCCATAACCCTGCTCGAGCAGATAAGCAATCCCACCTTTTCCAGACTGGCTATTCACCCGAATAATCGAATCGTAGGTACGCCCAAGATCGCTGGGATCGATCGGCATATAAGGCACTTCCCAGATGGTGTCGGGTTTTTGGGCGGCAAAGCCCTTCTTGATAGCATCCTGATGCGAGCCGGAGAAAGCGGTGAACACCAGATCGCCTACATAAGGATGGCGCGGATGCACCGGCAACTGCGTGCATTCCTCAGCGGTACGCGCGACTTCGTTGATGTTCGAAAAATCGAGACCCGGATCGATACCTTGAGTGTAGAGATTCAAAGCGAGCGTCACGAGGTCCACATTGCCAGTACGCTCGCCGTTACCGAACAAACATCCTTCGACACGATCGGCGCCGGCCATCACTGCGAGTTCAGCCGCAGCCACCGCGGTGCCGCGATCGTTATGCGGATGCACGGAGACGATCAACGAATCCCGTCGTGCGAGATTGCGGTGCATCCATTCGATCTGATCCGCGTACACATTCGGCGTAGCCATTTCGACCGTAGCGGGCAAGTTGACGATCGCTTTGTGCTCGGGCGTCGGTTGCCAGATATCGAATACCGCATCGCACACTTCCTTCGCGAATTCGAGTTCGGTACCACTGAATACTTCCGGGCTGTATTGCAGCGTGAAGTGGGTTTCCGGCGCGGCGTCGGCGAGACGCTTCATCGTGCGCGCGGCATTTTGCGCGAGCTCTTTCACGCCGCTCTTTTCCAGGCCGAACACGATGCGGCGGAATTCAGGCGCGGTCGCGTTGTACAAATGGACGATTGCGCGCGGCGCACCACGCAGCGATTCGAAGGTGCGTTCGATCAGATCGTCGCGCGCTTGCGTCAAGACTTCGATGGTGACGTCGTCGGGAATATGGCCGCCTTCGATCAACTCGCGCACGAAATTGAAGTCGGTTTGCGAGGCGGACGGAAACGCGACTTCGATTTCCTTGAAACCAATCTGCACCAGCGTCTTGAACATGCGCATCTTGCGTTGCGCGTTCATCGGCTCGAACAGCGCCTGATTGCCGTCGCGCAGGTCGGTGCTCATCCAGATCGGCGCGCGCGTGATGGTGCGCGACGGCCACTGGCGGTCCGTCAAATTGACGGGTTTGAACGATCGGTATTTGGCAGCAGGGTTTTTCAACATTTTCATCATCCTGGGTTTCGACAAAGCTGGGTAGTCGACCGGACGACGAAAAAGACAAAAGCATAGCCGCCGGTCGGGAACCGGGGCTGGGTCAGTTACTGGGGAATTGAGCGGTGCTTCAGGTGTATCAGACGGAAGCGCGCAGCAGCAGACCTAGCCCGGTAGAGCGGGCTAGTAGTAGCGATAGGATGGTCTGGGCGCGGTACATAGTGCGCAATAGGACCACATTATCTGGATGGCGTCAAGCTTGGGATGCGGCAATCCCGGCTTACTTCGGTTTCATGAACCGCAAGGTCATGCGATCCGATTCGCCGATCTCCGCATATTTCGCTCGGTCGACGTCGCCACCTTCGTACGTGGGCGGCAGTGACCACACGCCGTTCGGGTAGTTCTTCGTGTCGCGCGGATTGTCGTTCACTTCGCTCTGGCCGAGCAATTCGAAGCCCGCCGCGCGCGCATGTTCGATCACATAGGTTTCGGTCACGTAACCGGTGTCGATGGTCTGCTGCAACGAGGTGCCCGGCGCCGCGCGATGTTCTTCGACGCCGAGGATGCCGCCCGGTTTCAGCGCCGCATAGAAGGCGCGCAGATTCGCGTCGATCTGGCCGTCCTTGATCCAGTTATGGATATTGCGGAACGTCAGCACCCGGTCGATGCTGTTGTCCGCCGGGAAACCGCTGAACTGGCCCGCTCGCAGCGTACCGACCACCACGTTGCCGTAGACGGCGGGCGTGGCCGCCAGCTTGCGCTCGAATGCCGCTCGTCCCGCCTGTTCTTCTTCCGCCGCGGACGCGAGCGGGCTGTCGTATTGCGCCTCGTATAGTTTGCCGTGGTCGTGCAGATAGGGTGCAAGGATGTCCGTGTACCAGCCGCCGCCCGGCGCGATCTCGAGCACGCTCTGCGACGGCGCGACCTCGAAGAATTGCAGCGTCTCCTTCGGATGACGGTACACGTCGCGTGCGCGGGCCTTATCGCTGCGCTGCGCTCCGGAAATCGCGGCGTCGAGCGAAACCGGATCAGGCGCGGCCGACGATGTCGACGCTGTCGGTGCGGCGCATGCTGCCAGCAGCAGCGCGGCGCTCAATGCCGCGAGCGTCTGACGCCGCGCGCGGGCTTTGGAGGTGGAGTGGGCGTTCATGATCCCGATTATCGGGCGCGTTCGTCCCGGAAAGAAATCGGGAATCGGTATAACGATATGCTTCAGATACCGAATACGGCCCGCAGCGTATCGTTCTGCACGATCACCGAGACGCCGATCACCAGCAGGATCAGCGGCAACAGCGCGGTGCCGTAGCGCCGGATCGGCGCGCCCAGCAGCGGATGCGCGACCAGCCATACCGCACCGGCACACCACAGGCCGATCATCGCGACGAACACCAGCGAGATCAGCGCACCATCACGGTGCGAATGGCTCGCGTACAACGGCACATAGACGGCGATATTGTCCGAGCCGTTGGCGACGGCCACGCACGCCACTGTCCACCACGACGAGCCGTTGTTCGATACAGGCGTGCAAGCGGCGGCGTGCGCTGCTTCTTCTTCGTCCCATGCGTTGCCGGGACCCAGGCGCGTCCATGCTTTGCTCAGACCCACACCGATCGGCAAGAAACCGAGCAGACCGACATAGCCAAACGGCAAACGCGTCAACAACGCGGCGAGCAGGATCGACACCACGATCAGTGCTATCGAGCCGGCGAACTGGCCGGCGATCACGCGACGCCGGCGGCCGCGCGCTTCCGCAAGGAAGGCGAGCAGCACGAACAGGTTGTCCACGTTGGTGGCGGCGTAGGCCGCGACGGCGAGCAGGGCGAGGCTGAGCATGCAGGAAAGCCGATCGGTACGGAGTGGAAGACGAAGCCGGACCGTCAAGCTGGACCCAGGCAGAGGTGGCAGCAGCACATTGAGGCAATGCGGCCGGTCAACACGATGCCGATGCGCGGCGTTGCGGTCAAGGCGTCGCGTTGTCTTGCCTGATATTCGCGCCGGCGTTTGACCTCCGTGCACGTGCGGTGCCGCGCCGCCCCGGTGCCGATGGAGCGGGCCGTAAGCTACAATTGCCGACGGCCTGAAAAACGGAACATCAATGAAGATTCGGATTCTCTCTATCGCCTGCGTCACGACCGCTGCCGCGCTGCTGGCCGCCTGCACGGCCGTCTACAAGAACTCGGACGCGTGCGAGCAGTTGATGCGAAACAAGCTGGCTGAAACGTCGTCGGATACGCTGAAGATCGCCCATACGGGCGCCGGCATCGACGGTTCGCGAGTGGTTGTCGAAGGGGCGATCGAGCATGTAATCACCGCGTCGGAAGTCGCGGCGGCCTCGGCAGCGTCCGCCGCTACGGCCGCCTCTGCCGCGCGGGTGGCGAATGCGCCTCACGCGGCGTCGGGTGCGCGCGCGGCTTCTGCGGTGTCTTCCGCTTCGGGGGCATCGGCGAGCTTGGTCGGGTCGCCGGCTTCTGCGTCCGGGGCCGAGGCTGTCTCGCTCAAACCCGCCAAGCCGAAGAAGACCATCAAGGCGGCCGCCGCCGAGTGCACGTTCCAAGGCTCGGCGCTGAACGTATTCAGCTGGCTGGCGCCGGAATCGCTGGCCGCGCCCGCCAATGGCGCCGCCAGCGAAGCCGCGGAGTAGCGTTTCCCGCTGCGCCTGGTTCTCCGGGCAGTGCTCCGCTTAGGCTCAGTGCTCAACGAGCACGGTCGAATCTGGCTAGACCCTGATCAATCTCAAGCCGCCGCCTACGCGTGGCGGCTTTTGTTTTTGCGTACCAGTTTCAGCACGCTTTCGCCGAATGCCTGCGGCCGTCCTTCGAAGCAACGGTCCACGGCCCGCGTATCGATCAGGCGCTGCCGCAACTCGGTGCGTTCATCGTGCTCGTCGATCAGCCGCACGGCTGCCGTAACGGAACGCGTGGTGGCGGGGTGGCCCAGCCCCGCGATCTACAACGGCGCGATGCGCAGGTTCGACATGAACACCGTCATCACG is a window of Paraburkholderia sp. IMGN_8 DNA encoding:
- the preA gene encoding NAD-dependent dihydropyrimidine dehydrogenase subunit PreA, with amino-acid sequence MADLRCTIAGITSPNPFWLASAPPTDKAYNVNRAFEAGWGGVVWKTLGLDPNVVNVSSRYGAVQWNGQRIAGLNNIELITDRPLDINLREITQVKRDWPDRAMIVSLMVPCNERDWKWILPLVEDTGADAVELNFGCPHGMSERGMGAAVGQVPEYVEMVTRWVKEGTRLPCLVKLTPNISDIRLGSRAAYKGGADGVSLINTINSIVAVDLDAMSPLPMVDGKGTHGGYCGPAVKPIALNMVAEIARDVETPNLPISGIGGISTWRDAAEFMVLGAGSVQVCTAAMHYGFRIVSDLADGLSNWMDEKGYATLDDIRGRAVPNVTDWKYLNLKYDIKARIDQDKCIQCGLCHIACEDTAHQAIMKEKDGVRHFEVMDSECVGCNLCMHVCPVEQCITMERVDSGEYANWTTHPNNPSRVTAGESDAVETAETAEHAHAHAAAAKAA
- a CDS encoding NCS1 family nucleobase:cation symporter-1, with the translated sequence MKQTAQPVEPHFAAGAQGSSLYNDDLAPTGAAQRTWRWYHFAALWVGMVMNIASYMLAAGLTEEGMSPWQAVVTVLLGNLIVLVPMLLIGHAGAKHGIPYAVLVRSSFGTQGAKLPAMLRAIVACGWYGIQTWLGGSAIYTLLNILTGNALHGAALPFLDISLAQLACFLVFWALQIYFIVHGTDSIRWLESWSAPIKIVMCIALVWWATSKAGGLGTMLSAPSQFVAGGKKEGLFWVTFWPGLTAMVGFWATLALNIPDFTRFARSQRDQIVGQSIGLPVPMALLSVISVVVTSATVVIYGKAIWDPIDLTSRMTGIGVGLALIILTLDTMSCNLAANLVGPAYDFSSLWPKGISYRAGGMITATIAIVMMPWKILATTQGYIFTWLVGYSALLGPVAGILMVDYFLIRGTRLDARELFDENGEYSYTGGWNIGAVVALLVGVLPNLPGFLHTAFPASFPNVPAFFNTLYTYAWFVGLALASIVYSAWMKFSKGPSARVASA
- the hydA gene encoding dihydropyrimidinase, with protein sequence MTTLIRGGTVIDAERTYRADVLCADPQDGGTILQIGADLEAPAGASIVDAGGQYVMPGGIDPHTHMELPFMGTTASDDFYTGTAAGLSGGTTSIIDFVIPSPKQPLMDAFKEWRGWAEKASADYGFHVAVTWWDDSVYRDMGTLVHEHGVSSFKHFMAYKNAIMADDEVLVNSFSRSLELGALPTVHAENGELVFQLQRQLLAKGFTGPEAHPLSRPPEVEGEAANRAIRIAQVLGVPVYIVHVSAKDAVDAIARARSEGLRVFGEVLPGHLVIDEAVYRDPDWTRAAAHVMSPPFRSAEHREALWRGLQAGQLHTTATDHCVFCASQKAMGREDFTKIPNGCGGVEDRMAVLWHHGVNSGRLTPNEFVRITSANAAQIFNLYPRKGAVQVGADADLVVWDPAASKTISVKTHHQKVDFNVFEGMTVQGVAMHTLTRGALAWTDGELRAVRGAGRYLKRPPNPAYFDAIRVANKLKEPHPVER
- a CDS encoding amino acid ABC transporter substrate-binding protein yields the protein MKSIRSILLIALLQAVTLSSAFAAEGLAQIKSAGVFKIGTEGTYAPFTYHDESGKLTGFDVEIGTAIAQRLGVKPQFVEGKWDGLIAGLDVNRYDAVINEVAVTDARKAKYDFSDPYITSHAALIVRSDNATIKTFDDLKGKKSANTLTSNFGKIAAAHGAEVIPVQGFNESIDLLTSGRVDATVNDSLSFLDFKKHKPDAKVKIAALDTASDSSDKSAVLIRKGNPELQAAINKALADIKKDGTYEKISQKYFGKDVSQ
- a CDS encoding ABC transporter permease subunit (The N-terminal region of this protein, as described by TIGR01726, is a three transmembrane segment that identifies a subfamily of ABC transporter permease subunits, which specificities that include histidine, arginine, glutamine, glutamate, L-cystine (sic), the opines (in Agrobacterium) octopine and nopaline, etc.) → MPAWLHLMAQSLWPLLYAGLVFTVPLTLASFAIGLALAFIIALVRLFGPSWAVAIVRFYVWLFRGSPLLVQLFVIFYGLPNVGIVLDPLTAAIIGFSLNVGAYNSEVIRGVIESIPKGQWEAAYSMGMTRAQALRRAILPQAARVALPPLSNSFIALVKDTSLAAVLTVPEVFQAAQRIASVTYEPLILYTEAALVYLVFSSVLSTAQVRLERKFGRHALFQAGN
- a CDS encoding amino acid ABC transporter ATP-binding protein produces the protein MIRLEKIDKYFSGHQVLNSVDLHLVQGNVTALIGPSGSGKSTLLRCVNLLEIPEAGTLELGDQRLEFSREHKPSREAVLTIRRRTGMVFQNFQLFPHLTVRQNVMEGLLTVLKWDKEKARARADELLEKVGIAHKADVWPATLSGGQQQRVAIARALAPSPEVLLCDEPTSALDPGLAAEVVDVLKQLAKEGMTMLMATHDLRLAATIARDVVFLNNGVVVEAGASRDVFMRPREEETARFVSTLTHSLPDEWTA